A genomic stretch from Lathyrus oleraceus cultivar Zhongwan6 chromosome 2, CAAS_Psat_ZW6_1.0, whole genome shotgun sequence includes:
- the LOC127120010 gene encoding DExH-box ATP-dependent RNA helicase DExH12, whose protein sequence is MAHLGGGAEAHARFKQYEYRANSSLVLTTDSRPRDTHEPTGEPESLYGRIDPKNFGDRVSHDRPPDLSEKLNAAKRKKKERERDPIDSVSSRRSKRRRLQEESVLTATDDGVYQPKTKETRAAYEAMLSVIQQQLGGQPLSIVSGAADEILAVLKNDTLKNLDKKKDIEKLLNPIPNNVFDQLVSIGKLITDFQEVGDAVNGSGGGDLDGGLDDDVGVAVEFEENEDDEDDESDLDVVQEEEEDDEDLAEANGSGGMQMGGGIDDEDMEEANEGMNLNVQDIDAYWLQRKISHAFEQQIDPQHCQKLAGEVLDILAEPDDREVENKLLFHLEFDKFSLIKFLLRNRLKIVWCTRLARAQDQEEREKIEEEMKGSDLLQPILEQLHATRASAKERQKNLEKSIREEARRLKDDSVGDGDKERDRDRERSRRGVGDRDGESGWLKGQRQMLDLDNLTFAQGGLFMAKKKCDLPDGSYRHLSKGYEEIHVPALKAKPLDPNEKLLKISAMPDWAQPAFKGMTQLNRVQSKVYETALFKPDNLLLCAPTGAGKTNVAVLTILQQIARHRNPDDGSIDHNAYKIVYVAPMKALVAEVVGNLSNRLQEYNVKVRELSGDQSLTRQQIEETQIIVTTPEKWDIITRKSGDRTYTQLVKLLIIDEIHLLHDNRGPVIESIVARTVRQIETTKDYIRLVGLSATLPNYEDVALFLRVDLNKGLFYFDNSYRPVPLSQQYVGITVKKPLQRFQLMNDICYEKVMGVAGKHQVLIFVHSRKETAKTARAIRDAALANDTLGRFLKEDSASREILHTHTDLVKSSDLKDLLPYGFAIHHAGMTRTDRQLVEDLFADGHAQVLVSTATLAWGVNLPAHTVIIKGTQIYNPEKGAWTELSPLDVMQMLGRAGRPQYDSYGEGIIVTGHSELQYYLSLMNQQLPIESQFISKLADQLNAEVVLGTVQNAKEACHWIGYTYLYVRMLRNPSLYGLAPDVLTRDITLEERRADLIHTAATILDKNNLVKYDRKSGYFQVTDLGRIASYYYITHGTISTYNEHLKPTMGDIELCRLFSLSEEFKYVTVRQDEKMELAKLLDRVPIPIKESLEEPSAKINVLLQAYISQLKLEGLSMTSDMVFITQSAGRLLRALFEIVLKRGWAQLAEKALNLCKMVTKRMWSVQTPLRQFTGIPSDILTKLEKKDLAWERYYDLSSQEIGELIRAPKMGRTLHKFIHQFPKLNLAAHVQPITRTVLGVELTITPDFAWDDRIHGYVEPFWVIVEDNDGEYILHHEYFLLKKQYIEEDHTLNFTVPIYEPLPPQYFIRVVSDKWLGSQTVLPVSFRHLILPEKYPPPTELLDLQPLPVTALRNPSYEALYQDFKHFNPVQTQVFTVLYNSDDNVLVAAPTGSGKTICAEFAILRNHQKLPDSVMRVVYVAPIEALAKERYRDWEKKFGGGLKLKVVELTGETATDLKLLEKGQVIISTPEKWDALSRRWKQRKHVQQVSLFIIDELHLIGGQGGPILEVIVSRMRYIASQVENKIRIVALSTSLANAKDLGEWIGATSHGLFNFPPGVRPVPLEIHIQGVDIANFEARMQAMTKPTYTSIAQHAKNGKPAIVFVPTRKHVRLTAVDLITYSGADSGEKPFLLRSVEELEPFIDKISDEMLKVTLREGVGYLHEGLNSLDHDIVSQLFEAGWIQVCVLSSSMCWGVTLSAHLVVVMGTQYYDGRENAQTDYPVTDLLQMMGHASRPLVDNSGKCVILCHAPRKEYYKKFLYEAFPVESHLHHFLHDNLNAEIVAGIIENKQDAVDYLTWTFMYRRLTQNPNYYNLQGVSHRHLSDHLSEMVENTLSDLEASKCVAIEDDMDLSPLNLGMIASYYYISYTTIERFSSSLTSKTKMKGLLEILSSASEYAHLPIRPGEEEVVRRLINHQRFSFENPKVTDPHVKANAVLQAHFSRQFVGGNLSLDQREVLLSANRLLQAMVDVISSNGWLSMALLAMEVSQMVTQGMWERDSMLLQLPHFTKDLAKKCQENPGRSIETVFDLLEMEDDERRELLNMTDSQLLDIARFCNRFPNIDLSYEIVDNDNVRAGDDVTLQVTLERDLEGKTEVGPVDAPRYPKAKEEGWWLVVGDTKTNMLLAIKRVSLQRKLKAKLEFTAPADAGKKSYVLYFMCDSYMGCDQEYGFTLDVKEADGGEDE, encoded by the exons ATGGCGCATCTCGGAGGCGGCGCTGAAGCGCACGCACGGTTCAAGCAGTACGAGTACAGAGCCAACTCTAGTTTAGTTCTAACCACTGATTCTCGTCCACGTGACACGCACGAACCCACCGGAGAACCAGAGTCGTTGTATGGAAGAATCGATCCAAAGAACTTCGGTGACCGTGTTTCCCACGACCGTCCACCGGACCTCAGTGAGAAACTCAATGCTGCgaagagaaagaagaaggagAGAGAGAGGGATCCGATTGATTCCGTCTCTTCTCGTCGGAGCAAGCGCCGGCGTCTTCAGGAAGAGAGTGTGCTTACTGCCACGGATGATGGTGTTTATCAGCCAAAGACTAAGGAAACCCGTGCAGCTTATGAAGCTATGCTTAGTGTTATCCAGCAGCAACTTGGTGGTCAGCCGCTTAGTATTGTTAGTGGTGCCGCGGATGAAATTCTTGCGGTTTTGAAGAATGATACTCTTAAGAATCTGGATAAGAAGAAGGATATTGAGAAGCTTCTTAACCCTATACCTAATAATGTGTTTGATCAGCTTGTTTCGATTGGGAAGTTGATTACTGATTTCCAGGAGGTTGGAGATGCTGTGAATGGGTCGGGTGGTGGTGATTTGGATGGTGGTCTTGATGATGATGTGGGGGTTGCGGTGGAATTTGAAGAGAATGAagatgatgaggatgatgagAGTGATCTTGATGTGGTGCAGgaggaagaagaggatgatgagGATCTTGCTGAAGCTAATGGTTCAGGTGGTATGCAAATGGGGGGTGGTATTGATGATGAAGATATGGAGGAAGCTAATGAAGGGATGAATTTGAATGTGCAGGACATTGATGCTTATTGGCTACAGAGGAAGATTTCGCATGCTTTTGAACAACAGATTGATCCACAACATTGTCAGAAGCTTGCTGGGGAAGTGTTGGATATTTTGGCGGAGCCTGATGATAGGGAAGTGGAGAACAAGCTGTTGTTTCATCTAGAATTTGATAAGTTTAGCCTTATTAAGTTTTTGCTGCGGAACAGGCTGAAAATTGTGTGGTGTACTCGTTTGGCGAGGGCACAAGATCAGGAAGAGAGGGAGAAGATTGAAGAAGAGATGAAGGGATCTGATTTGTTGCAGCCAATTTTGGAGCAGTTGCATGCTACAAGGGCATCTGCTAAGGAGAGACAAAAGAACTTGGAGAAGAGTATAAGGGAAGAGGCTAGAAGGTTGAAAGATGATAGTGTTGGAGATGGAGACAAGGAGAGAGATAGGGATAGGGAGAGAAGCAGGAGGGGTGTTGGTGATAGAGATGGGGAGAGTGGTTGGTTGAAGGGTCAACGCCAAATGCTTGATTTGGATAACCTGACTTTTGCACAAGGTGGTCTGTTTATGGCAAAGAAAAAATGTGACCTCCCTGATGGGTCTTATAGGCATCTTAGCAAAGGTTATGAAGAAATTCATGTCCCTGCATTGAAGGCGAAGCCCCTTGATCCTAATGAGAAGCTGTTAAAGATTTCTGCAATGCCTGATTGGGCACAACCAGCCTTCAAAGGAATGACTCAATTGAATAGAGTTCAGAGCAAAGTCTATGAAACTGCTCTCTTTAAGCCTGATAATCTTTTGCTTTGTGCCCCAACTGGTGCTGGAAAAACCAACGTTGCTGTTCTTACTATCCTTCAGCAGATTGCACGACATAGGAATCCGGATGATGGTTCTATTGACCACAATGCATATAAAATTGTTTATGTTGCACCAATGAAAGCTCTTGTGGCCGAGGTTGTTGGGAATTTGTCTAACCGGTTGCAGGAATATAATGTTAAGGTCAGAGAGCTCAGTGGAGATCAGTCACTAACAAGGCAGCAAATAGAAGAGACTCAAATCATTGTGACAACTCCTGAGAAGTGGGATATTATCACACGGAAGTCCGGAGACCGAACTTACACACAACTTGTGAAGCTCCTCATCATTGATGAGATTCATCTCCTTCATGATAACAGAGGGCCTGTAATTGAAAGTATTGTTGCTAGAACAGTAAGGCAGATTGAAACAACAAAGGATTATATTCGATTGGTGGGATTGTCGGCTACTCTCCCTAACTATGAAGACGTGGCCCTATTCTTGCGTGTCGATCTGAACAAGGGGTTGTTTTATTTCGATAACAGTTATAGACCTGTGCCTCTTTCTCAGCAGTATGTTGGAATCACTGTAAAGAAACCCCTTCAGAGATTCCAGTTGATGAACGATATCTGTTACGAAAAAGTTATGGGTGTAGCTGGAAAGCATCAGGTTCTTATCTTTGTACATTCAAGGAAAGAAACTGCTAAAACTGCTAGAGCCATTAGAGATGCTGCACTGGCAAATGATACTCTTGGCAGGTTCCTTAAAGAAGACAGTGCAAGTCGTGAAATTCTTCATACTCACACCGATCTTGTGAAAAGCAGTGACCTTAAAGATCTTCTGCCGTATGGTTTTGCTATTCATCACGCTGGTATGACAAGGACAGATCGGCAACTTGTTGAGGATCTGTTTGCTGATGGACATGCACAAGTTTTGGTATCCACTGCTACCCTTGCCTGGGGTGTGAATCTTCCTGCCCATACAGTGATAATTAAAGGGACACAGATTTACAATCCTGAAAAAGGGGCCTGGACTGAATTGAGTCCTCTCGACGTTATGCAGATGCTGGGTCGTGCTGGAAGGCCCCAATACGATTCTTATGGCGAGGGAATAATTGTTACTGGCCACAGTGAGTTACAATATTACCTCTCTCTCATGAACCAGCAACTTCCTATTGAGAGCCAGTTTATTTCAAAGCTGGCCGATCAGTTGAATGCAGAAGTAGTTCTTGGTACAGTTCAAAATGCAAAGGAAGCCTGTCACTGGATTGGATACACTTACCTGTATGTCCGTATGTTGAGGAATCCTTCTCTTTATGGTTTAGCACCAGATGTCCTAACCAGAGATATAACATTGGAGGAAAGGAGGGCTGATTTG ATTCATACGGCTGCAACCATCTTAGATAAAAATAATTTGGTGAAGTATGATAGGAAGAGTGGATATTTTCAGGTCACCGACTTGGGTCGAATTGCAAGTTACTACTATATAACTCACGGAACTATATCCACATATAACGAGCATTTGAAGCCTACTATGGGAGACATAGAGCTTTGTCGGCTGTTCTCACTTAGTGAAGAATTCAAGTATGTAACTGTAAGGCAAGATGAAAAGATGGAGCTGGCTAAGCTTTTAGACCGTGTTCCCATTCCCATCAAGGAAAGTCTGGAAGAGCCGAGTGCAAAAATCAATGTTTTACTGCAAGCATACATTTCACAATTAAAGCTTGAAGGGCTCTCaatgacatctgatatggtttTTATAACTCAG AGTGCTGGACGTCTTTTGCGGGCTCTTTTTGAGATTGTCCTGAAACGTGGTTGGGCACAATTGGCTGAGAAGGCTTTGAACTTATGCAAGATGGTGACCAAGAGAATGTGGAGTGTTCAAACTCCTCTTCGTCAGTTCACTGGAATTCCAAGTGATATATTAACAAAATTGGAGAAGAAGGATTTGGCTTGGGAAAGGTATTACGACCTATCATCACAAGAGATAGGTGAACTGATTCGTGCACCGAAGATGGGGAGGACCCTTCATAAATTTATCCATCAATTCCCAAAGCTGAACCTTGCAGCACACGTGCAGCCAATTACTCGCACAGTTTTGGGGGTTGAGCTCACAATAACTCCTGATTTTGCGTGGGATGATAGGATACATGGGTATGTTGAGCCATTCTGGGTGATTGTGGAGGATAATGATGGTGAATATATCCTTCATCACGAGTATTTTTTGTTGAAAAAACAGTATATTGAGGAGGATCACACTTTGAATTTCACTGTGCCGATATACGAGCCTCTTCCTCCTCAATACTTTATCCGTGTTGTTTCTGATAAATGGCTTGGATCCCAAACTGTACTGCCTGTTTCTTTCAGGCATCTAATTTTACCTGAAAAATATCCCCCGCCTACTGAACTATTGGATCTTCAACCGCTTCCGGTTACTGCCTTGAGAAATCCATCTTATGAAGCTCTTTATCAGGATTTTAAACATTTCAATCCGGTACAAACACAAGTCTTCACAGTACTGTATAATTCTGATGACAATGTCTTGGTTGCTGCTCCAACTGGGAGCGGCAAGACTATATGTGCTGAATTTGCAATTTTGAGGAATCATCAAAAATTGCCTGATAGTGTCATGCGTGTTGTTTATGTTGCACCCATTGAAGCTCTTGCCAAAGAACGGTATCGTGATTGGGAGAAGAAATTTGGGGGCGGGCTCAAGTTGAAGGTAGTGGAGTTAACTGGAGAAACTGCGACTGATCTGAAACTGCTTGAGAAAGGTCAGGTTATTATTAGTACTCCAGAGAAATGGGATGCTTTATCCCGACGCTGGAAACAGAGGAAGCATGTTCAACAAGTTAGTCTTTTCATCATTGATGAGCTCCACTTAATTGGAGGGCAAGGTGGTCCTATTTTAGAGGTTATTGTTTCCCGGATGAGATATATTGCCAGTCAGGTTGAAAATAAGATTCGTATCGTGGCTTTGTCAACTTCACTTGCAAATGCAAAGGATCTGGGAGAATGGATTGGAGCTACCTCCCATGGCCTTTTCAACTTCCCACCCGGTGTTCGACCCGTGCCATTAGAAATTCACATCCAAGGTGTAGATATTGCCAATTTTGAGGCTAGGATGCAGGCAATGACCAAACCGACTTACACTTCGATTGCTCAACATGCCAAGAATGGGAAACCTGCTATTGTATTTGTACCTACAAGAAAGCATGTTCGACTGACAGCTGTGGATTTGATTACATACTCAGGTGCAGACAGTGGTGAGAAGCCTTTTTTGCTGCGGTCCGTAGAAGAACTTGAGCCTTTTATTGACAAGATTAGTGATGAAATGTTGAAAGTCACTTTACGTGAAGGTGTTGGCTACTTGCACGAGGGCTTAAACAGTCTTGATCATGACATCGTCTCACAACTATTTGAAGCTGGTTGGATTCAGGTCTGTGTTTTAAGCAGTTCCATGTGCTGGGGAGTGACCTTGTCCGCTCATCTGGTAGTTGTGATGGGCACACAATACTATGATGGGCGAGAGAATGCTCAAACAGATTACCCTGTTACCGATTTGCTGCAAATGATGGGTCATGCCAGCCGGCCTTTAGTGGACAATTCTGGGAAATGTGTCATCTTATGCCATGCACCTCGTAAAGAGTACTACAAGAAGTTTCTATATGAAGCATTCCCGGTTGAAAGCCATCTTCATCACTTCTTGCATGACAACTTAAATGCTGAAATTGTTGCTGGGATTATTGAAAACAAGCAAGATGCTGTAGATTATCTTACATGGACATTCATGTATCGGAGGCTCACCCAGAATCCTAACTATTACAATTTACAAGGAGTTAGTCACAGACATCTTTCTGACCACCTCTCAGAGATGGTGGAAAATACATTGAGCGATTTagaagcaagcaagtgtgttgCTATTGAGGATGATATGGACCTTTCTCCTCTGAACCTTGGAATGATTGCTTCATATTATTACATCAGTTACACAACTATTGAAAGGTTTTCATCATCATTGACTTCAAAAACAAAAATGAAGGGTCTGTTGGAGATTCTGTCATCTGCATCAGAGTATGCTCACCTTCCAATAAGACCCGGGGAAGAAGAGGTGGTTCGTAGGTTAATCAACCACCAAAGGTTTTCCTTTGAAAACCCGAAAGTCACAGATCCACATGTTAAAGCAAATGCTGTGCTGCAGGCGCATTTCTCTAGGCAATTTGTTGGTGGTAATCTATCATTGGACCAGAGGGAGGTGCTGCTTTCTGCGAACAGGCTGCTGCAGGCAATGGTGGATGTAATATCGAGCAATGGTTGGCTGAGCATGGCTCTTCTTGCTATGGAAGTAAGTCAAATGGTGACACAAGGAATGTGGGAGCGAGATTCTATGCTGCTACAGCTTCCACACTTCACAAAGGATTTGGCTAAGAAATGCCAGGAGAACCCAGGGAGGAGTATAGAAACTGTCTTTGATTTATTAGAGATGGAGGATGACGAAAGACGAGAATTGTTGAACATGACTGATTCTCAGCTTTTGGATATTGCCCGATTTTGCAATCGTTTTCCTAATATTGATTTGTCATATGAGATCGTGGACAACGACAATGTGCGAGCCGGGGATGATGTAACACTTCAGGTCACTCTTGAGCGGGATCTTGAGGGTAAAACAGAAGTAGGACCTGTTGATGCTCCCAGGTATCCGAAAGCCAAGGAAGAAGGGTGGTGGCTTGTTGTTGGTGATACCAAAACCAACATGTTGCTTGCAATTAAACGGGTGTCGTTGCAGCGGAAGTTGAAAGCCAAACTGGAGTTTACTGCTCCTGCTGATGCTGGAAAGAAATCCTATGTCCTCTACTTCATGTGCGATTCTTACATGGGTTGTGATCAGGAGTATGGTTTCACCCTTGATGTTAAGGAAGCAGATGGTGGTGAAGATGAATGA